The following proteins come from a genomic window of Montipora foliosa isolate CH-2021 chromosome 2, ASM3666993v2, whole genome shotgun sequence:
- the LOC137993751 gene encoding uncharacterized protein isoform X1, translating to MQVSPIGECEGKEVPGQDKWTFIHVAELVMKGQGYFYKRRVKYNSSVFKVNMGVKGIHISDKKGMKVFFDMSRIYKEPAFGRLHYNICLLDGYTPSMFSNGIPHEKQKQYLSQICKIAQESKIFDTSLKLIREYSTKWKNAENQMKAAWELSIMDLVSDIFTEAFFGTRLDQIAMYKFLKGSWGKGRVLKRAMEAASRVKQTLKSSPNVAEILKIGVQAGITEEQALMDTLFMLNFNAYGGVSGVLRSCIARLYVLEEDYKQSMKNELKTVLSNKAELSEAALKEMTLLHNFILEVLRMHPPVPVFFGRARDDFILDTECGKFMVRKDTLLVGNVHMAQRDSTLFDQPDTFKPSRFEDESLVDHIIYGYGPFHQEATPQNHRCPGQDITLTVLKVCLSFILLNCEYTLAEIPKWTGKKLRRIGCPDNPMKLLDFKYPIEVVGPLQVEEI from the exons ATGCAAGTTTCTCCCATTGGTGAGTGTGAGGGAAAAGAAGTACCCGGACAGGACAAATGGACGTTTATTCATGTGGCCGAACTTGTCATG AAGGGTCAGGGATACTTCTACAAGAGACGAGTCAAGTATAACAGCTCCGTTTTTAAAGTTAACATGGGTGTCAAAGGAATTCACATCAGCGATAAAAAGGGCATGAAAGTGTTTTTTGACATGAGTAGG ATATATAAGGAGCCAGCATTCGGAAGATTGCATTACAATATTTGTTTGCTGGATGGCTATACACCTTCAATGTTCTCAAATGGGATTCCTCATGAGAAGCAAAAGCAGTATTTGAGCCAAATTTGTAAAATAGCTCAGGAAAGCAAAATCTTTGACACGAGTCTGAAACTCATCAGAGAGTATTCTACGAAATGGAAGAACGCAG AAAATCAGATGAAGGCAGCATGGGAGTTAAGTATCATGGATCTCGTAAGCGACATTTTCACAGAAGCTTTCTTTGGAACCAGACTGGATCAAATAGCCATGTACAAGTTCCTCAAAGGAAGTTGGGGAAAGGGAAG AGTACTGAAGAGAGCCATGGAAGCTGCCAGTCGCGTGAAACAAACTCTAAAAAGCAGTCCTAATGTCGCTGAAATTCTTAAAATTGGAGTCCAAGCAGGAATCACAGAGGAGCAAGCCCTGATGGACACTTTGTTTAtgctaaa ttttaacGCGTATGGTGGAGTGTCTGGTGTGTTGAGGTCCTGCATTGCTAGACTCTATGTTCTTGAAGAGGATTACAAACAGAGCATGAAAAACGAATTGAAAACTGTGTTGTCAAACAAAGCGGAACTATCGGAAGCTGCTCTGAAGGAAATGACACTCTTACATAACTTTATACTTGAGGTACTGCGCATGCACCCACCTGTTCCGGTTTTCTTCGGCAGAGCAAG AGATGACTTCATTCTCGACACagaatgtggcaaatttatggTGCGAAAAGACACACTTCTTGTAGGAAATGTTCACATGGCACAAAGAGATAGCACCTTATTTGATCAGCCGGACACATTTAAGCCTTCTCGTTTTGAAGACGAG TCGTTAGTAGATCATATTATTTACGGATACGGACCATTTCACCAAGAAGCGACCCCGCAGAATCATCGCTGCCCTGGACAG GATATCACTCTAACAGTCCTCAAGGTTTGTCTTTCGTTCATTCTGCTCAACTGCGAGTATACATTGGCAGAAATACCCAAGTGGACAGGAAAAAA ATTAAGAAGAATTGGTTGTCCCGATAATCCAATGaaacttttggatttcaagtACCCGATAGAG GTTGTTGGACCATTGCAGGTTGAAGAAATATGA
- the LOC137993751 gene encoding uncharacterized protein isoform X2 encodes MQVSPIGECEGKEVPGQDKWTFIHVAELVMKGQGYFYKRRVKYNSSVFKVNMGVKGIHISDKKGMKVFFDMSRIYKEPAFGRLHYNICLLDGYTPSMFSNGIPHEKQKQYLSQICKIAQESKIFDTSLKLIREYSTKWKNAENQMKAAWELSIMDLVSDIFTEAFFGTRLDQIAMYKFLKGSWGKGRVLKRAMEAASRVKQTLKSSPNVAEILKIGVQAGITEEQALMDTLFMLNFNAYGGVSGVLRSCIARLYVLEEDYKQSMKNELKTVLSNKAELSEAALKEMTLLHNFILEVLRMHPPVPVFFGRARDDFILDTECGKFMVRKDTLLVGNVHMAQRDSTLFDQPDTFKPSRFEDESLVDHIIYGYGPFHQEATPQNHRCPGQDITLTVLKVCLSFILLNCEYTLAEIPKWTGKKLRRIGCPDNPMKLLDFKYPIEVEEI; translated from the exons ATGCAAGTTTCTCCCATTGGTGAGTGTGAGGGAAAAGAAGTACCCGGACAGGACAAATGGACGTTTATTCATGTGGCCGAACTTGTCATG AAGGGTCAGGGATACTTCTACAAGAGACGAGTCAAGTATAACAGCTCCGTTTTTAAAGTTAACATGGGTGTCAAAGGAATTCACATCAGCGATAAAAAGGGCATGAAAGTGTTTTTTGACATGAGTAGG ATATATAAGGAGCCAGCATTCGGAAGATTGCATTACAATATTTGTTTGCTGGATGGCTATACACCTTCAATGTTCTCAAATGGGATTCCTCATGAGAAGCAAAAGCAGTATTTGAGCCAAATTTGTAAAATAGCTCAGGAAAGCAAAATCTTTGACACGAGTCTGAAACTCATCAGAGAGTATTCTACGAAATGGAAGAACGCAG AAAATCAGATGAAGGCAGCATGGGAGTTAAGTATCATGGATCTCGTAAGCGACATTTTCACAGAAGCTTTCTTTGGAACCAGACTGGATCAAATAGCCATGTACAAGTTCCTCAAAGGAAGTTGGGGAAAGGGAAG AGTACTGAAGAGAGCCATGGAAGCTGCCAGTCGCGTGAAACAAACTCTAAAAAGCAGTCCTAATGTCGCTGAAATTCTTAAAATTGGAGTCCAAGCAGGAATCACAGAGGAGCAAGCCCTGATGGACACTTTGTTTAtgctaaa ttttaacGCGTATGGTGGAGTGTCTGGTGTGTTGAGGTCCTGCATTGCTAGACTCTATGTTCTTGAAGAGGATTACAAACAGAGCATGAAAAACGAATTGAAAACTGTGTTGTCAAACAAAGCGGAACTATCGGAAGCTGCTCTGAAGGAAATGACACTCTTACATAACTTTATACTTGAGGTACTGCGCATGCACCCACCTGTTCCGGTTTTCTTCGGCAGAGCAAG AGATGACTTCATTCTCGACACagaatgtggcaaatttatggTGCGAAAAGACACACTTCTTGTAGGAAATGTTCACATGGCACAAAGAGATAGCACCTTATTTGATCAGCCGGACACATTTAAGCCTTCTCGTTTTGAAGACGAG TCGTTAGTAGATCATATTATTTACGGATACGGACCATTTCACCAAGAAGCGACCCCGCAGAATCATCGCTGCCCTGGACAG GATATCACTCTAACAGTCCTCAAGGTTTGTCTTTCGTTCATTCTGCTCAACTGCGAGTATACATTGGCAGAAATACCCAAGTGGACAGGAAAAAA ATTAAGAAGAATTGGTTGTCCCGATAATCCAATGaaacttttggatttcaagtACCCGATAGAG GTTGAAGAAATATGA